The window TTCCCATGATAAGAAGTGGGAGTTCAAGCCGGTTGTCAAGGCCGGCGATGCTGTGAAAGCCGGAACCATCATCGGAACTGTTCAGGAGACCAACATCGTTCACAAGGTCATGGTTCCTCCACGCTCCGAAGGTGGAAAGATCAAGGATATCAAGAGCGGTTCATTTACCATCGATGAGGTAGTCTGTGTCCTTGAAAATGGTGAAGAGATCACGATGCTTCAGAAGTGGCCGGTCCGGGTACCCCGTCCGGTTACTGAGAAGCTGAATCCTGACATTCCACTGATCACTGGTCTGCGTATTCTCGATGGTCTCTTCCCTGTTGCAAAGGGTGGAACTGCCGCAATTCCAGGTCCTTTCGGATCTGGTAAGACAGTTACCCAGCAGTCACTGGCCAAATGGTCTGACGCTGAGATCGTGGTATACATCGGTTGCGGAGAACGTGGCAACGAGATGACTGAGGTTCTTACTGAGTTCCCTGAACTCGAAGACCCGAAGACCGGCCGGCCGCTCATGGAGAGAACAGTGCTTATCGCAAACACCTCTAACATGCCAGTGGCAGCCCGTGAAGCATCCGTTTACACCGGAATCACCATTGCAGAATATTTCCGTGACATGGGATACGATGTCTCCCTGATGGCAGATTCAACCTCCCGGTGGGCAGAAGCAATGCGTGAAATTTCCTCACGTCTTGAAGAGATGCCTGGTGAGGAAGGATATCCAGCATACCTTGCAGCACGTCTTTCAGAGTTCTATGAGCGTGCAGGACGTGTCAACACTCTGAACAAGGACATGGGATCTATCACCGTTATCGGTGCAGTTTCCCCGCCTGGTGGAGACTTTTCAGAGCCTGTTACCCAGAACACTCTGCGTATCGTGAAGTGTTTCTGGGCACTGGATGCCAAGCTCTCTCAGCGCCGTCACTTCCCGGCTATCAATTGGCTGCAGTCATACTCTCTTTACCTGGACACCCTTGGCCCGTACTACGATGAGAAGGTCTCACCAGAGTGGAACCCACTTCGTACCTGGGCAATGGAAGTTCTCCAGAAGGAAGCAGAACTGCAGGAGATTGTTCAGCTCGTCGGATCTGATGCACTGCCTGATGAACAGCAGGTTACCATCGAAGTCGCACGTATGCTTCGAGAGATATTCCTCCAGCAGAATGCATACGACCCAGTTGATACCTACTGTGACATGACCAAACAGTTTGATATGCTGAAGGCAATCCGCTTCTACTCAGACCAGGCAAACACTGCCCTTAAAGCAGGTGTTGTAATCACTCAGATTACTGGCCTGAAGGCAAAGTCGGACCTTCCACAGATCAAGTACATCAAGGAATACAAGCCTGAGATCGAGAAGATCGTCAAAGGTATGGAAGCAGAATTCACCAAACTCAGGGAGGCAGCCTGATGAAGGAATACCGAACGATCTCCCAGATTGCTGGTCCACTGGTCTTTGTTGAGAAGACAGAACCAATCGGATACCAGGAACTGGTCAACATCGTTCTCTCTGATGGAACTGAGAAGCGTGGTCAGGTTCTTGATACCTCTGACGATATTGTCGTTGTTCAGGTCTTCGAGTCCACCACTGGTATCGGAAAGGACAGTGGTGTCAGGTTCACCGGCGAGACGATCAAGATGCCGGTGGGCAAGGATATGCTCGGACGTATCCTCTCCGGTGCAGGTAAACCAAAAGACGGCGGTCCTGAGATCGTTCCAGAAAAGCGGCTCGAGATCACTGGTGCTGCTATCAACCCATGGGCACGTGCATCACCACGTCAGTTTATCCAGACCGGTATCTCAACAATCGACCTGACAAACACACTCGTTCGTGGTCAGAAACTTCCGATCTTCTCTGGAGCAGGTCTGCCACACAACGAGATTGCACTCCAGATCGCCCGTCAGGCAAAGGTGCCAGGCTCAGACGAAGAGTTCGCAGTCGTGTTCGCTGCAATGGGTATCACCAAGGAAGAAGAGAACCAGTTCATGGCTGAGTTCGAGCGGACTGGTGCTCTAGAGCACGCCGTAGTTTTCCTGAACCTTGCAGATGATCCGGCTGTCGAGCGTATTATCACACCACGTCTCGCACTGACCACAGCAGAGTACCTCGCATTCGAGCTTGGATACCATGTGCTGGTTATCTTGACCGATATGACCAACTACTGTGAAGCACTGCGTCAGATCGGTGCAGCACGTGAAGAAGTGCCAGGCCGTCGTGGATATCCGGGATACATGTACACCGATCTTGCATCCCTGTACGAGCGTGCCGGTATCATCAAGGGCAAGAAAGGATCTGTGACCCAGCTCTCGATCCTGACCATGCCAGGTGATGATATCACCCACCCGATCCCTGATCTCTCCGGGTACATCACCGAAGGGCAGATCGTGGTTAACCGTGATCTTCACCGTAAGGGTATCTACCCACCGATCAATGTACTTCCGTCCCTTTCCCGTCTGATGAACCTCGGTATCGGAAAAGGATTCACCCGTGAAGACCACAAGAAGGTTTCAGACCAACTGTATGCAGGATATGCAGAAGGTATGGACCTTCGTGGTCTCGTGGCAATCGTCGGAAAGGATGCACTCTCAGAGCGTGACCGTGGGTTCCTTGACTTTGCTGATGAATTCGAGAAGCGATTCGTCAGACAGGGCAAGGATGAAGACCGGACGATCGAGGATTCCCTTGACCTCGGCTGGGACCTCCTCAAAGATATGGCAGAAGAACAGCTCGGCCGTATCGACCGTGAGACAATCCAGAAGTATCATCCCAAGTACCGTAAAAAGGCGGAGTGAGCCTCCATGGCAGACATCAAGCCGACCCGATCTGAGTTCATTGACACCAAGCGGAAGATCAAACTCTCCCAGAATGGGTACAAGATCCTCAAGATGAAGCGTGATGGGCTGATCATGGAGTTCTTTAAAATTCTGGAACAGGCACGGGATACTCGTGGTGCACTGATGACTAACTATCAGCGTGCCCAGGAGATGATGGCAATCGCAAACACCATTGAGGGTTCAATCGGTGTGAAGGCTGCCGCATTTTCTGTCCGTGAAAATCCTGAGATCACTCTGAAAAGCAAGAACATCATGGGTGTCGTGGTTCCGGAGATCGAATCCTCCCAGGTCCGCAAGGGTATTGCGGACCGTGGGTATGGTGTGATCGGGACCACTCCGGTCATCGATGATACAGCAAAAGCCTTTGAGGAGCTTGTTGAAGCGATCATTAAGAGCGCTGAGATAGAGACGACGATGAAAAGGCTCCTCAATGAGATCGAGAGTACCAAACGCCGGGTTAATGCTCTGGAATTTAAGGTTATTCCAAATCTCATTTCAACGAGGGATTTCATCAAGATGCGTCTTGACGAGATGGAGAGAGAAGAACTCTTCAGGCTCAAAAAGATCAAAGCCAGAACCCAGGCTTAACCAATTAGTGAAAATGCCCATATTTCATGGGCTCTGAGTATGATGGAAAGCCCATTATACTTTTTTTTAGGAACGTGGAAGTTTCCATATAGTTTTCATGATTAGTATCAGAGTATCCTGATTTTGTACAGTGATACTGAACCATCGCACTCTGAATTGAATAAAGATCATTATTCATCAAATAAAAGAATCACTCATCAATTGGAGAAATTATTCTCATATATCGTAGATGAGTATTTACAACTCTCAAATACCTCTCACAAAAGATGAATTCAATTTTCCTGGGTCACACCAAGTTTTCGGTCATCAGGTGTATTTCTCATTGAGGACAACTCCTCTTCAAGTGCCTCCCTGATTACATCTCTATACGCAGGCAGTTTATCAGGATCAATAAAAATCCGGAACGGAGCCCTGATACTCCACGGTTGGTCAACTCCTTTGCGGACCCCTACATAATGATTATTCAAAAATAACCTGATCTCTGTCTTCCCATCTTTGATCAGGACAACCTGCCTGATATCAAGAAATGGAGCAAATAGTTTTCCAAGGATAGCTCCCCGGACAAGAAGTTCGTACAGAGGCTTTCCAAATGTAATAGATTCCAAAATCCTTCGGTGTATAGATACCCGGTATCTGAAGTATATCCTTCCCCAGATTTCTCCTCTGACTGATGATGATACATCAAACCTCCGCTTCCGGATTACTTTTCCGATAATTGACTGACGATCAATCGAATACGAATCAGGACTTCGGTTATTATCACCAGCAGTCTGAACCTGTTCTCCCTGGATTTCAATCACCCGGTGGATAATATACCTATGACCCCCTGGTTCAGGATAGACGATCACGTCTCCATGTTTTATTTGAGAAAATCGGTCAAATATTACCTTATCACCATCGATGAATGTTGGGTACATACTCATCCCTGAATATACGATCTCATCTCCATTGATCTCTGGCAGATTATCCAGATAATATCCCACATTTAACTGGGTGATTTGAGGGGGATTGTGGTTCATCGTTTCTCACTTTATGTACTATATGAACGAAGACGCGAATAGGACAGGATGAGATTTCTCACATGGTATCCGGCTGAATATTGCCAGCAGAAATAAGTACACTACTCTCTTTCCGTTTTTAATGGATTTTGATTATTAATACATTAATTATTATTTCCCTCGGTATTGAGTTATAACTATTATAAAAATATCTTCTACTCAATTATATCCCGGAACCTGCCGGTTTGTATATTACTGAGGAGATTGACCGGGATATCCTGACCAGAGGAGATACATTATCAAAACTAAGAGTTCTCATCTCGTTCTGAAGTTCCTTATCCGTGAGGCAGAACTGGATTCCAGGTTGCCTGAATGAATTTGTCATTCAGACTGCTGTCTGTGATTGAGGAAATGGTTTTATAGTATCCTCATAAGCCTGGTTGAGAATGCAGATCGCTTTCAGTTGATATGCGAGGGTCGGATTCCAGAAAAATCCCTCTTCTCCGGCTCCGATTTTCCTTATGGTTGTATGCATTGAGACGCAATGTCCCTCGGATCCCTCCAGAATGAAAAGGTAATTTTCATCACCGGGATCTGACCAGGGGGGATGAAACCACCGGGATGATGTTGGTTTTCCTCCTCCAATGGATACTGCTAACAGAACCGCCTGCCCATCGCGGACCTGGGTTGCAACCTGAAGATGAAGGCAATTCTCACAAAGAAGAATGGTATTACTACAAACCATCAATATTTTTCTCCAAATGGAGGTGTTTAGTATTATCTGTAGGCATATCAGGAATTCCTATCTCAATCAATTTGTTTCTGATTAAATGCTGTTATCCCATACATACAGGCCGACATAGACATTATTCACATGACACCGGGAAAAGATCAATTAAGATCCTTGAACAGATACTCACGGATCTGGTTTATTAGGTCTGTTTTTTTCAGATGTCTTCGGTGGTGTCTTAAGGGAGGGAGATCTGGGAATATGGGATTAGGAAAGTAACCGGTTATCTCACCGTGAACATTACAAGAGGCTACGAGAACCTTCCTGCGTCACTACTGCCATCAACACAATAATTCGCAGTTCCACCCGGATTACAATCAAAAGATACACGGTACCAGTAACTCCATTACCACACATCGCATTCTGTCCAGACATAGTATCCCCAACAAAACATGTTCTTGACAGGAATGTAGGTCTGAATAAAATGATATACGTGTCTTTTTCTTCCAGATGGTAACAAATGAGGGTGTCCAGTGAGATCTTCACACTGGACAACCTCAACGCCAATCTCTGTATCAATTCGATAATTAGTAAATCCGTCTCTCCATATATTTTGAAAGGATTCGAACATGACTGTTGATAGCCTCAAGCGTGTGAACACAAATTGACTCGGTGCATATCACAGGTATGTTTCTTCTGGTCGTCGCATTCCTGCATAGTACCCTCACCGATTATCACCCTAGTGTCCGGTATCTCACCGTGATCCGTAAGAGAGTCGTTTCGCAACTCTCAAAACCTGAATAGGAAAGATTCTCATTTGAGATAGGAAATCACCACCCGGGGGCTGTCCGCCCTCTCGATTATCCTTCTCGCTGGGAGCATCTTTTTCTATCGAAACGAGTCTTGAATGGATTCTTCCCGCTGGGAGCATCTTTTTCTATCGAAACGAGTCTTGAATGGATTCTTCCCGGATATAAGATCTTATCATTATAAACGGCACCGTCTCTGTCCAGGTCGAATTATCGTTCAGGAAAACAAGCGGGGAAGGTATTGGTACAGGCATTAACACGAGAGAGACGACTCCTTACCATAATGAAAAATAATTGAGATGAGTAACAGATGGGAAAGAAACAGTATATTATACCAAAAATTATCGATCTCTCCATCGAGACCATAACCGGGGTCGGGGCGAGATATTGTACGTACGGGGGAAATATTGGTACCTCTACTTGTCATCAGGGTCAGGGTGCAACAGGCACATGTATTGGTGGGAATGGTGCTTCTGCAGGCTGTTCCTCTGGAAATCTTCCCTATCAGTCAGGAGTATTATGTTGGAGTGGAAGTGCAGCGGGAACAATCTGTGAAGCTGGGAATTCTGCCAGTGGGACATTTGGTAAGTGTTTCAGTGGAAGTTCTGCTACTGGGTACTGTCTCGGCGGGTCGGCTGCTCTTTCACCAAGCGTCCTTTGCACTTCTGGTAACAGTCAGGTTTCCCTCGATAGTTCATAGTCTCTCATGGTTCACTCCCCCATTTTAGACTACAGCATACCACCCTTCCTTTTTTACAGCAATAATTTCCACGAAAAACTTCTTTGAAATGGTACAGAGAACCATTCGCATATTGTGCCTTCATGTATTTCTTCTTCAATGGTTGCAATTTATGGGATTCTACGTATTGCAGTAAAATTTCCTTGTTTATGCATCCTATCGGACTACCAGAGTAGTCTCAATATGGAGATATCAAGCCTAAAATTGACCCTCTGTGTGGCGGGAATATATACCTGGATAAAGTGATATATGTGTCCTTTTCTTTCAGATGGTAACGAATGAGGATGTCCAGTGAGATTCTTAACACTGG of the Methanospirillum lacunae genome contains:
- a CDS encoding V-type ATP synthase subunit B yields the protein MKEYRTISQIAGPLVFVEKTEPIGYQELVNIVLSDGTEKRGQVLDTSDDIVVVQVFESTTGIGKDSGVRFTGETIKMPVGKDMLGRILSGAGKPKDGGPEIVPEKRLEITGAAINPWARASPRQFIQTGISTIDLTNTLVRGQKLPIFSGAGLPHNEIALQIARQAKVPGSDEEFAVVFAAMGITKEEENQFMAEFERTGALEHAVVFLNLADDPAVERIITPRLALTTAEYLAFELGYHVLVILTDMTNYCEALRQIGAAREEVPGRRGYPGYMYTDLASLYERAGIIKGKKGSVTQLSILTMPGDDITHPIPDLSGYITEGQIVVNRDLHRKGIYPPINVLPSLSRLMNLGIGKGFTREDHKKVSDQLYAGYAEGMDLRGLVAIVGKDALSERDRGFLDFADEFEKRFVRQGKDEDRTIEDSLDLGWDLLKDMAEEQLGRIDRETIQKYHPKYRKKAE
- a CDS encoding ATP synthase subunit A yields the protein MEVKRNKGVLKRIAGPVVTAINLDAHMYDVVKVGNEQLMGEVIKIKGDNVIIQVYEDTSGIRPGEPVENTNLPLSVELGPGLLTSIYDGIQRPLEFLFEKMGSFIERGVNAPGLSHDKKWEFKPVVKAGDAVKAGTIIGTVQETNIVHKVMVPPRSEGGKIKDIKSGSFTIDEVVCVLENGEEITMLQKWPVRVPRPVTEKLNPDIPLITGLRILDGLFPVAKGGTAAIPGPFGSGKTVTQQSLAKWSDAEIVVYIGCGERGNEMTEVLTEFPELEDPKTGRPLMERTVLIANTSNMPVAAREASVYTGITIAEYFRDMGYDVSLMADSTSRWAEAMREISSRLEEMPGEEGYPAYLAARLSEFYERAGRVNTLNKDMGSITVIGAVSPPGGDFSEPVTQNTLRIVKCFWALDAKLSQRRHFPAINWLQSYSLYLDTLGPYYDEKVSPEWNPLRTWAMEVLQKEAELQEIVQLVGSDALPDEQQVTIEVARMLREIFLQQNAYDPVDTYCDMTKQFDMLKAIRFYSDQANTALKAGVVITQITGLKAKSDLPQIKYIKEYKPEIEKIVKGMEAEFTKLREAA
- a CDS encoding V-type ATP synthase subunit D, producing the protein MADIKPTRSEFIDTKRKIKLSQNGYKILKMKRDGLIMEFFKILEQARDTRGALMTNYQRAQEMMAIANTIEGSIGVKAAAFSVRENPEITLKSKNIMGVVVPEIESSQVRKGIADRGYGVIGTTPVIDDTAKAFEELVEAIIKSAEIETTMKRLLNEIESTKRRVNALEFKVIPNLISTRDFIKMRLDEMEREELFRLKKIKARTQA
- a CDS encoding signal peptidase I; translation: MNHNPPQITQLNVGYYLDNLPEINGDEIVYSGMSMYPTFIDGDKVIFDRFSQIKHGDVIVYPEPGGHRYIIHRVIEIQGEQVQTAGDNNRSPDSYSIDRQSIIGKVIRKRRFDVSSSVRGEIWGRIYFRYRVSIHRRILESITFGKPLYELLVRGAILGKLFAPFLDIRQVVLIKDGKTEIRLFLNNHYVGVRKGVDQPWSIRAPFRIFIDPDKLPAYRDVIREALEEELSSMRNTPDDRKLGVTQEN